The window TCGTTAAGAAATACTTTGTATTTTGGATAAGTAGATGAACCTACTTTTGACTGTCTGTCTAAATCAGGATTACCGGTATTTCCGGTACCGGTCATGTTGGCGTTCAGTACGAACACATAAGGCTGCATACCATTAAAATTCAATGATGTAACAATCCCATCATCGGCATATATATACATCAGACCTTTGAATGCGTTAGTAAAGCTTTTGGTAGATAGCATCCAGGACTGAGACCAGATTCTCCCCTTTATGGGAACATTTGCAGCAGAGGCTACTGTAATATCAAACAGGTCAAATTCCCTTCTCGGATTTCCGTTAGGAAGTAAAAATTCAATATAATAATCTCCGGTTTGGGTGGCTGTAAAAGACATTGCATCATATCCGGCTGCACCTACAATGGCAGAAGGCCCAGCAACTGCACGGTTATATGTAGAAATAAATCCTGCCCCAGCACTTGGTACAGTAGTCTGAGGAACAACAATTACTCCACTGGAGTCTTTAATTCTGAATCTGACATCTCTGTTCGGCTGGTTAAAACCGAAATACACTTTTTCACCAACATTACAGATTCTTATATTTAATCTGCTGGTAGTCGGGCAACCATAAGTTGCAAAAGGTGACCATCCTGGATCAAGAACAACAAATCCATTATCCGTAGATGCAGGTCTTATCTCTTTGGTACCCTCCGAAAACCCCTGAGAAAAGAAGATAAACGAAAACAAGATCAATAGTGAGAATTTCATTCTCTTTCTGATCAATTTGTTCGATTTAGAATCTCCCGGAAACATTTTAGTAGTATTTTGTTTGACAATTTATAGATCCTTCAATATCCTCTTAAGTCATTTTAAATAATGTGTAATGAATAATTTACGACACAATTATTACTGCCTTTTACGAAAGTCAGAATCTATAGTTGTTTTGTCTAATAAAATAATTAATTAATCTAATTTATTTCAGGAAGGGAAAAGGTTAAAAAAATGTAAAAGAAAATTGTGTCCTAGTTACTTATATTTAGGACACAACTTTATATTTTTTTCTATTTCTTCGAATTTTTCAAGATTATAAAAATTTAAAACGTCAGTACATACATTGTAGTTTTGACTTGTGATTGAAAAGTTGTAGTTTTTTCCTTCAGGAAGGATCACGATATATTTACCAGTAGAACTGTTAGAATTGAAAATTCCAATTACTTCATTGTTTTTACTATCCAATACTTTTATAGTTGCATCCAAAGGCATTGATGTTAATGAGTCTGAAATGATTCCTTTTAAAACAACCAATTTAGCTGCCTCCTTATGAACCTCAGAGTAATAAATATCACGGTCTCCAAAGCCTTCTGGGCGTGTCGTGGAGAAGTAAATTTTTTTACCATCTGCAGTCCAGGAAAAATGCATATCATCGTGAGCCGTACTTATAGGGTAACCAATATTTTCCGGTTCACTCCAATTAAAGGTTGATAAATCAAATTTTGACATAAAGATGTCAAAACCTCCCATACTTTTATGTCCATTAGAGCTGAAATATAATGTTTTGCCATCATGATGAATAAAGGGGGCATCTTCATCATATGGCGAATTGATCACTCCTCCAAGGTTCATTGGAAGGGCCCACTGTCCATTAGGAAGTTTTTTAACAATATATAAATCAAGACCTCCAAAGCCACCAGGACGATTGCTTGAGAAAATCATAAACTTTTCATCAGCTGAAATACTTGCACTTGGTTCCCAGTTTTTAGTACAAATTTGAGAAGGCAGTTTTACTGGTTTAGTCCAGTGCATACCTTTTAGTTCACTTACATACAGGTTTCCCTGAGTGCTTAAACCAAAATATTCTTTTTCAGATTTATATAGTAAAAGTTTTTGTCCGTCTGCTGACAAAGAAATACTGGCATCATGAGCATGTGTATTGATACTGTCACCAATGCTTAAGGGTGTGCTCCAGCCAGTATCGGTTTTGTGTGAAATGTAAATATCTTCGAAATACTGACCATCTACTTTATCGATATTTCCACCAGTTGTAGTTGGCCTCCCGGAAGTGAAAATCAAGACACTTTCGTCAGCAGATAGAATAGGACCATGTTCGGGAAAAGGTGAGTTAATTGAACTTCCAAGGTTATTAATTGTAATGTCCAAAGGTTTAGCTATGAGTTCTTTACCATTATGGCACATCTCAATATCTCTATAAACCTCTTTTAAAAGAGCTTTATTACTTTTTTTCTTTGCTTTAACAAGAAGTGTCTTATAGATTTCATAATTGGCAAGAGCTTTATCAAATTCCAATTGTAAATGATATGCCTTCCCTGTATAATAATAAAGTCTGTCAGGATATTTAGATGGTTCTTTCAGACATTTCTCAAAATAGCTAAGCGCTTTTGCTTCTTCAACTTTATTAAGATAACAAACTCCTAAAGGATAGATGTATTTAGGGTTATTGGGAAGAAGACTATCAAGATAGTGATAAATAGGAAGAGCAAGATAAAACTGTTCATTCAACATTAGCTCTTTGGCATGCGCTTCTACTTCTTTATATTCTTCTCCAACATGATTAAATTGTCCGTTGGTAATAAAGGGGATCCATAAAAATAAATAAATGCTTAATCCCTGAATGTATTTTCGGCACTTCATTGCTTAAATTCCGATTGTTTTTTCTTTTAATACCTTAAATTTAACATAATTAACTTAATACTTTTCAAGTATTATATTTTTTTCGAGTTCTGTTGAGTAATTTGATCCTGAAAGATCAATATTT is drawn from Sporocytophaga myxococcoides and contains these coding sequences:
- a CDS encoding PD40 domain-containing protein produces the protein MKCRKYIQGLSIYLFLWIPFITNGQFNHVGEEYKEVEAHAKELMLNEQFYLALPIYHYLDSLLPNNPKYIYPLGVCYLNKVEEAKALSYFEKCLKEPSKYPDRLYYYTGKAYHLQLEFDKALANYEIYKTLLVKAKKKSNKALLKEVYRDIEMCHNGKELIAKPLDITINNLGSSINSPFPEHGPILSADESVLIFTSGRPTTTGGNIDKVDGQYFEDIYISHKTDTGWSTPLSIGDSINTHAHDASISLSADGQKLLLYKSEKEYFGLSTQGNLYVSELKGMHWTKPVKLPSQICTKNWEPSASISADEKFMIFSSNRPGGFGGLDLYIVKKLPNGQWALPMNLGGVINSPYDEDAPFIHHDGKTLYFSSNGHKSMGGFDIFMSKFDLSTFNWSEPENIGYPISTAHDDMHFSWTADGKKIYFSTTRPEGFGDRDIYYSEVHKEAAKLVVLKGIISDSLTSMPLDATIKVLDSKNNEVIGIFNSNSSTGKYIVILPEGKNYNFSITSQNYNVCTDVLNFYNLEKFEEIEKNIKLCPKYK